One segment of Nostoc flagelliforme CCNUN1 DNA contains the following:
- a CDS encoding DICT sensory domain-containing protein, whose product MSISTSVLSDLLKSLPYLRPQLYFKASLTALSHAMEDQVLAATLAQPLVIASFQRERFYRQEAHRYLRLALRSNQIYVLSAPETDFINSSEHYEKVAFEPTDGLSQEWHLVVIADNYATCLVCRENLGSIAKNKQLPELSPNLDIDTARRFEGVWTSERGVSLKAAELLLDRILVYRPELASKIEEARQRFGIGEPRSQSGAEQINEYACDIDTDPFVQRLVTYLQASQYKLHKAYRSIAAQARKERLVNSISTAIRRSLDPHEVLQVAAQELGQHLEACRCLIYRAQATDSQAIIEHEFLNPGILSVLGQTWELEKNSLFRDIVQQGEGVCISDTLSDPRVNNSPALSMIAKKFAIRSWLMEPVFYQGRLLGIVELHYCRMPPHECQPGELDLVEAIATQVGAALIQAEAYANLEELNQQLEALDRTRSNLIAITGHELRTPLSTIQVCLESLATEPDMPLELQQIMLNTALSDSERMRKLVQDFLTLSNLESGRVEWHPESLTLQECIDLSLSRNRTRSSTEKPPKIKTEIAENLPLVRADGDWLVEVLAKLMDNACKFTPPQGEITIKAIYNSHQMVEVTVADTGRGIEPNRLEIVFDRFYQEEGALRRTTGGTGLGLAICRQIVNGWGGEIWAESTGKDQGSQFHFTIPIVQSSQEEKRTKVKSR is encoded by the coding sequence ATGAGCATTTCGACTTCTGTGCTGAGTGATCTGCTAAAGTCCCTACCATACTTGCGGCCCCAGCTATATTTTAAGGCTTCACTAACGGCGCTCTCCCATGCGATGGAAGATCAAGTTTTGGCTGCGACTTTAGCACAACCCCTTGTAATTGCTAGTTTCCAGCGAGAGCGATTCTACCGCCAAGAAGCTCATCGCTACCTGCGACTTGCCTTGCGGAGTAACCAAATATACGTATTATCTGCTCCAGAAACGGATTTCATTAACAGTTCGGAACACTATGAAAAGGTCGCTTTTGAGCCAACGGATGGCTTAAGTCAAGAGTGGCATTTGGTAGTGATTGCTGACAATTATGCTACTTGTCTGGTTTGCCGAGAAAACCTTGGTTCTATTGCCAAAAACAAGCAACTACCGGAACTAAGCCCTAATCTGGATATAGACACAGCGCGAAGATTTGAGGGAGTTTGGACATCGGAAAGGGGAGTTAGTCTCAAAGCAGCCGAATTGCTGTTAGACAGGATTTTGGTTTACAGACCAGAACTGGCAAGTAAAATTGAGGAGGCACGTCAGAGGTTTGGTATAGGAGAGCCGCGAAGCCAATCTGGAGCAGAACAGATCAATGAATATGCTTGTGACATCGATACAGATCCCTTTGTGCAACGCTTAGTAACTTACTTGCAAGCTAGTCAGTACAAATTGCACAAAGCCTACCGTTCCATTGCTGCCCAAGCACGAAAAGAACGATTAGTCAACTCGATTAGCACTGCCATTCGGCGATCGCTCGATCCTCACGAAGTTCTCCAAGTGGCGGCACAAGAATTAGGACAACACCTAGAGGCTTGTCGCTGTCTAATTTATCGCGCTCAAGCCACAGATAGCCAAGCCATAATTGAACACGAGTTTTTGAATCCCGGTATTTTATCGGTTCTTGGGCAAACCTGGGAGTTAGAAAAAAATTCCCTATTTCGGGACATAGTGCAACAAGGCGAAGGTGTTTGTATTAGCGATACGCTGAGTGATCCTCGTGTTAACAATTCGCCAGCGCTCTCCATGATCGCCAAAAAGTTTGCCATTCGTTCTTGGCTGATGGAACCAGTATTCTATCAGGGGCGATTATTGGGCATAGTGGAGTTACACTATTGCCGAATGCCACCGCACGAGTGCCAACCTGGGGAATTGGATTTGGTAGAAGCGATCGCCACCCAAGTGGGAGCAGCTCTTATCCAAGCGGAAGCTTACGCTAACCTAGAAGAACTTAACCAGCAGTTAGAAGCCCTAGACCGCACCCGCAGCAACCTCATAGCCATCACCGGACATGAACTGCGTACCCCTCTATCCACCATTCAAGTGTGCCTGGAAAGCCTTGCTACTGAGCCGGATATGCCTTTAGAGTTGCAGCAAATCATGCTCAACACTGCTCTTTCCGACTCAGAACGGATGCGAAAACTGGTACAAGATTTCCTCACACTTTCCAACTTGGAAAGCGGTCGGGTGGAATGGCATCCAGAATCTCTCACTTTACAAGAGTGTATAGATTTATCACTCAGCCGCAATCGCACGCGTTCTTCAACGGAAAAGCCGCCGAAAATCAAGACTGAAATTGCCGAAAACCTTCCTTTGGTTAGAGCTGACGGTGATTGGCTAGTAGAGGTACTAGCAAAACTCATGGACAATGCTTGTAAATTTACGCCACCCCAAGGAGAAATCACCATTAAAGCGATTTACAACAGCCATCAAATGGTCGAGGTGACTGTAGCAGACACTGGACGCGGCATTGAACCGAATCGTTTAGAAATAGTTTTTGACCGCTTCTATCAGGAAGAGGGAGCGCTGCGCCGCACCACTGGCGGTACTGGACTTGGTTTAGCAATTTGCCGTCAAATTGTTAATGGCTGGGGTGGGGAAATTTGGGCAGAGTCAACTGGCAAAGACCAGGGTAGTCAGTTTCACTTCACCATCCCGATTGTTCAAAGTAGCCAAGAGGAAAAGCGGACAAAAGTCAAGAGTAGATAG
- a CDS encoding orange carotenoid protein N-terminal domain-containing protein, with product MSFTIQSAQSIFPGTLVADIVPTVVESFSQLNAEDQLALLWFAYTEMGRSITVAAPGAANMILAQGLLEQIKQMPFEAQTQVMYDLANRADTPLCRSYASFTVNIKLGFWYQLGEWMAQGIVAPIPEGYKLSPKAADVLQAIRNADSGQQITILRNTVISMGFDPNAPGSYKKVTEPVSPPTAPAFRTKVTIEGINNATVLGYINNMNANDFDAAVALFRSEGALQPPFERPIVGQDAIRAYMREECQGLKMIPERGISEPVEDGYTQVKVTGKVQTPWFGASVGMNIAWRFLIDPQGKIFFVAIDLLASPKELLNLVRK from the coding sequence ATGTCTTTTACCATCCAGTCGGCTCAAAGTATTTTTCCCGGCACCCTAGTTGCTGACATTGTTCCAACTGTTGTCGAATCATTCTCTCAGCTCAATGCTGAAGATCAACTAGCATTACTCTGGTTTGCCTATACCGAGATGGGTAGAAGTATTACGGTTGCCGCTCCAGGAGCAGCTAACATGATCCTTGCACAAGGCTTACTCGAACAAATTAAGCAGATGCCTTTTGAGGCTCAAACGCAAGTCATGTACGATCTAGCCAACCGTGCTGACACTCCCCTGTGCCGTTCCTATGCATCCTTCACCGTGAACATCAAATTGGGCTTTTGGTATCAGTTAGGCGAATGGATGGCTCAGGGAATCGTTGCTCCTATCCCAGAGGGCTACAAGCTTTCTCCTAAAGCTGCTGATGTGTTACAAGCCATCCGCAATGCTGATTCAGGTCAACAAATCACAATTTTACGCAATACCGTAATTAGCATGGGATTTGACCCGAACGCTCCTGGTAGTTACAAAAAAGTCACAGAGCCAGTGTCTCCTCCCACTGCACCAGCATTTCGGACTAAAGTCACCATTGAGGGCATCAACAACGCTACAGTGTTGGGCTATATCAACAACATGAATGCCAATGACTTTGATGCTGCGGTTGCTCTGTTTCGCTCTGAAGGTGCTTTGCAACCCCCCTTTGAAAGACCAATTGTTGGTCAAGATGCAATCCGCGCTTACATGCGTGAAGAATGCCAGGGATTAAAAATGATCCCAGAGCGTGGTATATCTGAGCCAGTAGAAGATGGCTATACACAAGTTAAAGTCACAGGCAAAGTCCAAACCCCTTGGTTCGGTGCCAGTGTTGGGATGAATATTGCATGGCGGTTTTTGATAGATCCCCAAGGCAAAATCTTTTTTGTAGCGATTGACTTGCTCGCTTCTCCGAAAGAACTGCTCAACCTAGTACGTAAATAA
- a CDS encoding response regulator transcription factor — translation MSKIRIALIEDHDLTRVGIRTALLQKDDIEVVGEAANAAEGLKMLKMVQPDIAIVDIGLPDKDGIELTRELKSTANGQQLLTKVLILTLRDNKEAVLAAFAAGADSYCMKDIKFDNLLEAVRVTYNGNAWIDPAIARIVLQQAQQNPQKLESAFVDTKTIASNPDYVDNLEGIQPYTLTERELEVLQLIVEGCSNAVIAERLYITVGTVKTHVRNILNKLCADDRTQAAVRALRSGLVG, via the coding sequence ATGAGTAAAATTCGTATCGCTCTGATTGAAGATCATGACCTAACTCGTGTAGGTATTCGGACAGCACTACTGCAAAAAGATGACATTGAAGTTGTAGGTGAAGCTGCCAATGCTGCTGAGGGGCTGAAGATGTTAAAAATGGTACAACCAGATATTGCCATTGTAGATATTGGTTTACCAGATAAGGATGGCATTGAGCTAACACGGGAGTTAAAATCTACTGCTAATGGGCAGCAGCTACTAACAAAGGTGTTAATTTTGACGCTACGGGATAATAAAGAAGCTGTATTGGCAGCTTTTGCTGCTGGTGCAGACTCTTACTGTATGAAAGATATCAAATTCGATAATTTGCTGGAAGCAGTAAGAGTAACTTACAATGGCAACGCTTGGATCGATCCCGCGATCGCTCGGATTGTATTACAACAAGCGCAACAAAATCCGCAAAAGTTGGAATCAGCTTTTGTAGATACTAAGACCATTGCCTCTAACCCTGATTATGTCGATAATCTGGAAGGAATTCAACCTTACACCCTGACAGAAAGGGAATTGGAAGTGCTACAGTTGATTGTCGAAGGTTGTAGTAATGCAGTAATTGCCGAAAGGCTTTACATCACTGTTGGGACTGTTAAAACTCACGTTCGCAATATTTTGAATAAGCTATGTGCCGATGACCGTACCCAAGCAGCAGTCCGCGCCTTGCGTTCTGGGTTAGTAGGATAA
- a CDS encoding pentapeptide repeat-containing protein: MDADELLKRYCAGERNFPQVSLHLVNLSEVCLTGINLNRANLTNATLSQSNLCQANLIEANLTAAVLWRTDFSEANMILANLKAANLIRATLRKVDLHKGSLVKADLRLADLRYANLSGANLAGADLRYANLSGANLSGTNLSSANLTGANLSNTYLSHTNLAKAILYKTDLSYVDFTEVDLTGVDLRYCLLNGVTLTERSLIEAG, encoded by the coding sequence ATGGATGCTGATGAACTTCTCAAACGCTATTGTGCAGGAGAGAGAAATTTCCCTCAAGTAAGCCTGCACTTAGTTAACCTCAGCGAGGTGTGTTTAACTGGAATCAATTTGAATCGAGCTAACTTGACTAATGCGACTTTATCACAGTCCAACCTGTGCCAAGCAAACCTGATCGAAGCAAATTTGACTGCGGCGGTTCTGTGGAGAACCGACTTCAGTGAAGCAAATATGATTTTGGCAAACCTCAAGGCTGCTAATCTGATACGGGCAACTCTTAGGAAGGTAGACTTGCATAAGGGAAGCCTTGTGAAAGCAGACTTGCGTTTAGCAGACTTGCGCTATGCCAACCTTAGTGGTGCAAACTTGGCTGGGGCAGACTTGCGTTATGCCAACCTTAGTGGTGCAAACTTGTCTGGGACAAATCTTAGTAGTGCAAACCTGACTGGGGCAAACTTGAGCAATACATACCTGAGTCATACCAATCTTGCCAAAGCTATTTTGTACAAAACTGATCTAAGTTATGTTGATTTCACGGAAGTAGACCTGACCGGGGTGGATCTGCGCTACTGCTTATTGAACGGAGTCACACTAACTGAACGAAGCTTAATCGAAGCGGGTTAA
- a CDS encoding WecB/TagA/CpsF family glycosyltransferase — MSKGNEAFSVLGIPVHVMANYPGWLLECLHTGKGIHVVTLNAEMTMQAEQNKILAQVIKNAELVIPDGAGVVLYLRWLLWQKVQRFPGIELAEKLLQEIGQQKTGAKVFFYGGAPGVVSTAADFWQQQIPDLSIVGTHSGYHSPEEEAQLQETLVQLQPQVIFVGLGVPRQELWIAENRHLCPQAIWIGVGGSFDIWSGTKTRAPAWLGNNNLEWLYRLYQEPWRWRRMLALPAFAVKAFVYRLTARGAIS; from the coding sequence ATGTCTAAAGGCAATGAAGCATTTTCCGTGTTGGGAATACCAGTTCATGTGATGGCTAACTATCCAGGCTGGTTGTTAGAATGCCTGCATACAGGCAAAGGAATTCATGTAGTAACGCTCAATGCAGAAATGACTATGCAGGCAGAGCAGAATAAAATCTTAGCTCAGGTCATTAAAAATGCTGAACTAGTTATTCCAGATGGAGCAGGGGTTGTTCTGTATTTGCGATGGCTGTTATGGCAAAAAGTGCAGCGTTTTCCGGGGATTGAATTAGCAGAAAAACTTTTGCAAGAAATCGGGCAACAGAAAACAGGGGCAAAGGTTTTTTTCTATGGAGGAGCGCCTGGAGTGGTCTCAACTGCGGCAGATTTTTGGCAGCAGCAAATTCCAGATTTGAGTATAGTAGGCACTCACTCAGGCTACCATTCCCCAGAAGAAGAAGCACAATTGCAAGAAACTCTGGTTCAATTGCAGCCACAAGTGATTTTTGTCGGTTTGGGAGTGCCACGTCAAGAGTTATGGATTGCCGAAAACCGCCATTTGTGTCCTCAAGCCATTTGGATTGGTGTTGGTGGTAGTTTTGATATTTGGTCGGGAACTAAAACTCGCGCTCCCGCCTGGTTAGGAAATAATAATTTGGAATGGTTGTATCGGCTTTATCAAGAACCTTGGCGTTGGCGGCGGATGTTGGCTTTGCCAGCCTTTGCTGTGAAAGCTTTTGTTTATCGTTTGACAGCAAGGGGTGCAATTAGTTGA
- a CDS encoding nuclear transport factor 2 family protein — protein sequence MLWLSRWLVLGIIFVSLTFSAPLFASQSMNQEDIQILIEKAKDAWVAQDVDALAQLFTVDGELIVPGQCWRGQERIREGVIHFKQQYSDVKIVIQRIIIAANQAAVEWYYEDTEKATGRRNKADDVIVVDFRDGQISRWREYFDTQTPTNR from the coding sequence ATGCTTTGGTTATCTCGATGGCTAGTGTTAGGAATTATATTTGTTAGCTTAACTTTCAGCGCACCTTTATTTGCCAGTCAGTCTATGAACCAAGAAGATATCCAGATATTAATAGAAAAAGCTAAAGATGCATGGGTTGCTCAAGATGTCGATGCCCTTGCACAATTGTTTACGGTTGATGGGGAACTAATCGTGCCTGGTCAATGCTGGCGGGGACAAGAAAGAATTCGAGAAGGAGTTATTCATTTTAAACAACAGTACTCAGATGTCAAAATAGTCATCCAACGGATTATTATTGCAGCAAATCAGGCAGCAGTAGAGTGGTACTACGAAGATACGGAAAAGGCGACAGGTCGTCGTAATAAAGCTGATGACGTAATTGTTGTAGATTTTAGAGATGGTCAAATTAGTCGTTGGCGTGAATATTTTGACACACAAACGCCAACAAACAGATAA
- the ftsE gene encoding cell division ATP-binding protein FtsE, whose protein sequence is MPVLTTQVKKDFSVHRENNKTQQQVGNTTVKVQLQSVSKTYTNGTHALLNANLEVKKGEFLFITGPSGSGKSTLLKLLYGQELATQGEVIIDGCNVADLRGDRLSLLRRRIGIVFQDYKLITQRTVAENVTFVLQAQGYTRKEIQRRLEPTLKLVGLLSKADCFPDQLSGGEQQRVSIARAIVGTPPLLLADEPTGNLDPDNSWQVIQILQKLNSFGATVIVTTHDEQLLRRCNHPVVQVRNGQLSRK, encoded by the coding sequence ATGCCAGTATTAACAACTCAAGTTAAGAAAGACTTTTCCGTTCATAGAGAGAACAATAAAACTCAACAGCAGGTTGGCAATACTACTGTCAAGGTGCAATTGCAATCTGTAAGCAAGACCTATACTAATGGCACTCATGCCTTGTTAAATGCGAACCTTGAGGTAAAAAAGGGAGAATTTCTGTTTATCACAGGGCCAAGTGGTTCTGGTAAATCAACGCTTTTGAAACTGCTGTATGGGCAGGAGTTAGCGACGCAGGGAGAAGTGATTATTGATGGGTGTAATGTAGCAGATTTACGGGGCGATCGCTTGTCATTATTGCGGCGACGGATTGGCATTGTGTTTCAAGACTACAAACTGATTACTCAACGAACAGTAGCGGAAAATGTAACTTTTGTGCTGCAAGCTCAAGGGTATACTCGTAAAGAAATTCAACGACGTTTAGAACCAACATTGAAGCTGGTGGGTTTGCTGAGTAAAGCTGACTGCTTTCCGGATCAACTGTCTGGGGGAGAGCAACAACGGGTGAGTATTGCTCGTGCGATCGTTGGTACACCACCCCTGTTGTTGGCGGATGAGCCGACTGGAAATCTCGATCCAGATAATTCCTGGCAAGTAATTCAGATTCTCCAGAAGTTAAATTCCTTTGGGGCTACAGTAATTGTTACTACCCACGATGAACAATTGTTACGGCGATGCAATCATCCTGTAGTGCAAGTTCGCAATGGACAGTTGTCTCGAAAATAG
- the trpE gene encoding anthranilate synthase component I produces the protein MMFPDFSQFSALAQQGNFVPVYQEWVADLDTPVSAWYKVCAGQPYSFLLESIEGGEKLGRYSLVGCDPLWVLEARGDGTTQKNRDGSQVVFPGDPFTALAECLAPFHPVKLPQLPPGIGGLFGFWGYELIRWIEPRVPIHAPDERNIPDGLWMQVDHLLIFDQVKRKIWAIAYADLRDPKVDFKAAYQQACDRITQMLEKLSLPLSPEKTRLEWKPPESRRAEEQSSKGAEEYNSNFTRPDFCANVQKAKDYIKAGDIFQVVISQRLSTAYTGDPFALYRSLRQINPSPYMAYFNFQNWQIIGSSPEVMVKAETDSDGGVIATVRPIAGTRPRGKTTQEDAAFAKDLLEDPKEIAEHVMLVDLGRNDLGRVCQNGSVKVDELMVVERYSHVMHIVSNVVGKLALGKTAWDLLKACFPAGTVSGAPKIRAMEIIHELESSRRGVYSGVYGYYDFEGQLNTAIAIRTMVVHDNTVSVQAGAGLVADSEPEKEYEETLNKARGLLEAIRCLR, from the coding sequence ATGATGTTTCCGGATTTCTCGCAGTTTTCGGCCCTAGCGCAACAAGGCAACTTCGTCCCGGTATATCAAGAATGGGTGGCAGACCTAGATACGCCCGTATCTGCTTGGTATAAAGTATGTGCTGGTCAGCCCTATAGCTTTTTGTTGGAATCGATCGAAGGTGGGGAAAAACTGGGACGCTATAGTTTAGTTGGTTGCGATCCTCTGTGGGTTTTGGAAGCAAGGGGCGATGGCACAACCCAAAAAAACCGTGATGGTTCACAGGTCGTTTTTCCAGGCGACCCTTTTACAGCTTTAGCTGAATGTTTAGCACCTTTTCACCCAGTCAAGTTACCACAGCTACCGCCAGGAATTGGCGGTTTGTTTGGGTTTTGGGGCTATGAATTAATTCGCTGGATTGAGCCGCGTGTGCCAATTCACGCACCAGATGAGCGAAATATCCCTGATGGGTTGTGGATGCAGGTAGACCACCTATTGATTTTTGACCAAGTGAAGCGGAAAATTTGGGCGATCGCTTATGCTGATTTACGTGATCCGAAAGTAGATTTCAAAGCAGCATATCAACAAGCGTGCGATCGCATTACCCAAATGCTTGAAAAGCTATCTCTGCCTCTATCGCCAGAAAAAACTCGATTGGAATGGAAACCGCCAGAGAGCAGGAGAGCAGAGGAGCAAAGCAGCAAAGGAGCAGAGGAGTACAATAGTAATTTCACCCGCCCAGATTTTTGTGCTAACGTCCAAAAGGCCAAAGACTACATCAAAGCAGGCGATATCTTCCAAGTAGTAATTTCCCAGCGATTATCAACAGCATACACGGGCGACCCTTTTGCCCTTTATCGCTCCCTACGTCAGATAAATCCTTCGCCTTACATGGCTTACTTTAACTTCCAAAATTGGCAAATCATCGGTTCCAGTCCCGAAGTGATGGTGAAAGCCGAAACAGATTCAGATGGTGGAGTGATAGCAACAGTACGCCCAATTGCCGGCACACGTCCACGGGGGAAAACCACCCAGGAAGATGCAGCCTTTGCGAAGGATTTACTCGAAGATCCTAAAGAAATTGCCGAACATGTCATGCTTGTAGATTTAGGGCGGAATGATTTGGGGCGTGTTTGTCAAAATGGTAGCGTCAAAGTTGATGAATTAATGGTAGTTGAGCGCTACTCCCATGTGATGCACATAGTCAGCAATGTTGTAGGGAAATTAGCACTTGGTAAAACAGCATGGGATTTATTGAAAGCTTGCTTCCCAGCAGGTACGGTAAGCGGCGCACCCAAGATTCGGGCAATGGAAATTATCCACGAATTAGAGTCTAGCCGTCGCGGTGTTTATTCCGGTGTGTATGGATATTACGATTTTGAAGGACAATTAAATACTGCGATCGCAATTCGCACAATGGTAGTACATGATAATACGGTAAGCGTGCAAGCCGGTGCAGGTTTGGTTGCTGATTCTGAGCCAGAAAAAGAATACGAAGAGACGCTGAATAAAGCTAGAGGTCTATTAGAGGCGATTCGTTGTTTGCGTTGA
- a CDS encoding photosystem I reaction center subunit II PsaD gives MAETLSGQTPLYGGSTGGLLTKAALEEKYAITWTSPKEQVFELPTGGAATMRKGENLLYIARKEYGIFLGGQQLRKLKITDYKVYRILPNGETTLLHPADGVFPEKVNPGRDKVRYVDRRIGQNPSPSKVKFSGVTTYDAP, from the coding sequence ATGGCAGAAACACTCTCTGGACAAACCCCGCTATACGGTGGCAGCACCGGTGGCTTGCTCACAAAAGCAGCATTGGAAGAAAAGTACGCTATTACTTGGACTAGCCCGAAAGAGCAAGTTTTTGAATTGCCTACAGGTGGAGCTGCTACTATGCGGAAAGGTGAAAACCTGCTGTATATAGCTCGTAAAGAATATGGAATCTTTTTGGGCGGTCAACAACTCCGGAAACTCAAAATTACAGATTACAAAGTTTACCGGATTTTACCCAACGGAGAAACCACTTTACTTCACCCAGCTGATGGTGTATTCCCTGAAAAGGTTAACCCAGGTCGTGACAAAGTGCGTTATGTAGACCGTCGTATCGGACAAAACCCCAGCCCCTCTAAAGTTAAGTTTAGCGGTGTTACTACCTACGACGCTCCGTAA
- a CDS encoding armadillo-type fold-containing protein, with product MAQASSSWQQLINQIPNWNWSHPLFKTKGATKQQTFKRFSGPGGFLGFLTIVVAMLLWNWMLLLALSIGVGIMVLVYSMQEWDWQLHWSKIRKFLNSSNRRLALAVISGGLATVTTYMAAAIWVDSHSSWIAAGAIVQGVATLLTLILLVWQIVNFYENREEDHLEQLLVNLTEKDPLKRMIALRQLTKVISRKRVDSSAQQDVVECLQLLLSREEEVAIREAAFKTLQACDDLRSVGNHRLQVLPPKTATTFTPVSAKVKHHVF from the coding sequence GTGGCACAGGCTTCGTCTTCTTGGCAGCAATTGATCAACCAGATCCCCAACTGGAACTGGTCGCATCCATTGTTCAAGACAAAGGGAGCAACAAAGCAGCAAACATTTAAGCGTTTCTCTGGGCCTGGAGGCTTTCTTGGGTTCTTGACAATCGTCGTCGCCATGTTGTTGTGGAACTGGATGCTGCTATTGGCTCTCTCAATCGGCGTTGGGATAATGGTATTGGTTTACTCAATGCAAGAGTGGGACTGGCAATTACACTGGTCTAAGATACGTAAGTTCTTAAACAGTTCAAATCGTCGGTTAGCTTTAGCAGTCATAAGTGGTGGTCTTGCTACTGTCACTACTTACATGGCCGCGGCAATTTGGGTTGACTCTCACAGTTCCTGGATTGCTGCTGGTGCTATTGTGCAAGGTGTGGCAACATTATTAACTTTAATTTTATTGGTATGGCAAATCGTCAACTTCTATGAAAATCGAGAAGAAGACCATCTTGAGCAGTTGTTGGTAAATTTAACAGAAAAAGATCCCTTAAAGCGGATGATTGCCCTGCGTCAACTGACTAAAGTTATCAGCCGTAAGCGAGTTGATTCTTCAGCACAGCAAGATGTTGTCGAATGCTTGCAACTCCTACTCAGTCGAGAGGAAGAAGTTGCGATCAGAGAGGCAGCTTTTAAAACTTTACAAGCCTGCGATGATCTCCGGTCGGTCGGAAACCATCGCCTACAAGTTCTACCCCCCAAAACAGCAACAACTTTTACACCTGTATCAGCAAAAGTCAAGCACCACGTTTTTTAG
- a CDS encoding alpha/beta fold hydrolase: protein MFQPPGFEQRSINTSLGRMVYYTVSGSPWQDNFTTKDDRETLVFLHAFGGGSSAYEWSKVYPAFAAEYRVIAPDLIGWGRSEHPARSYKIEDYLTTIREFFEQTCTGPVTAIASSLTAALTIRVASDHPDLFKSLILTTPAGLSDFGEDYSRSFFAQLISVPVVDRLLYSTGVATSGGIRSFLEQRQFAQSNRVYQEIVDAYLQSAQQPNAEYAALSFVRGDLCFDLSLYIQQLTTPTAIIWGQRSQFTGPSIGRRLAEINPQAIRFFQQLEDVGLTPQLELPAVTIGLIRQFLPLLN, encoded by the coding sequence ATGTTTCAACCACCAGGATTTGAACAACGCTCTATAAATACCTCACTAGGTAGGATGGTATATTATACAGTCAGTGGATCGCCTTGGCAGGACAATTTTACAACAAAAGATGATCGGGAAACTTTAGTGTTTCTGCACGCCTTTGGTGGTGGATCTTCTGCTTATGAGTGGTCGAAAGTATATCCGGCTTTTGCCGCCGAATATCGGGTCATTGCGCCAGATTTAATCGGTTGGGGTAGGTCTGAGCATCCGGCACGGAGTTATAAGATTGAAGATTATTTAACCACGATTCGGGAGTTTTTCGAGCAGACTTGTACCGGGCCAGTAACAGCGATCGCTTCTTCTTTGACCGCAGCCCTTACAATTCGAGTAGCATCAGATCATCCTGATTTATTCAAGTCTTTAATTCTCACTACCCCCGCCGGACTTTCCGACTTTGGCGAAGACTACTCACGTAGTTTTTTTGCCCAGTTAATCAGCGTTCCCGTTGTTGACCGTTTACTTTACAGCACTGGAGTAGCCACCAGTGGAGGTATTCGCAGCTTCTTAGAGCAACGGCAATTTGCTCAGTCCAATCGAGTGTACCAAGAAATTGTAGATGCTTATTTACAATCTGCCCAACAGCCTAATGCTGAGTATGCAGCACTCTCTTTTGTCCGTGGCGATTTATGCTTTGATTTATCCCTTTATATTCAACAACTGACCACTCCCACTGCTATTATTTGGGGCCAAAGATCGCAATTTACAGGCCCCTCAATTGGTCGCCGTCTTGCCGAAATTAATCCCCAAGCAATCCGATTTTTTCAACAATTGGAAGATGTGGGGTTAACGCCGCAGTTAGAGTTACCAGCAGTGACAATTGGGTTAATTCGCCAATTTTTGCCTTTACTTAATTAG